The DNA segment TTCTTCGTCGGCCCTGGCTGATAGAGACACCGGCTATGACCAGAGCTGAGGCAGCGTACTGAACCATATTGAGTCTCTCACCAAGGAAGAACCAGCCGAAGAAGAGTGTGATGACTGGGATGAGATTGATGAAGGCTGATGCCTGATTTGCCGTGGTTTTGGACATACCGTAATTGTAGAGTCCATAAGCTGCGATAGTGACAAAAATACCCAAATAGAAGATCGCGAGAACACCGGGGATTGCAAACTCCGTAGGGAGCGTTGTGCTGGGGATAAACAGAAGCGGAAAGTAGAAGAGCGATCCGATAAATGCTTGAATCATGGTCAGGAACCAGGGATTATAGCGTGGGGTTAACCCCTTCAGTGTGATCATATAGCCAGTCGCACAAATCATGGCCATGAACTCGAGGAAATTACCCAACGCGGGGTTTGATGCTGTGCTTGTGGTCTCGGCCGCCATGGAGAGGGTGCATGCCCCTATAATTGCGAGAGTAAAGCCGGTGAGGGTGCGGCGTGAGATTCGTTCTCCAAGTACAAACCGGGCAGCGACAGCAACCAGGAGAGGGAGGAGCGCACAAATCATTCCGGCCTGGGAAGCGTCGGTGTGTGAAAGGGCCATGGCTTCAAAAACAAAATAGAATCCGGGTTCGCAGACTCCCATGAACAAAAGGCGTTTCCAGTCTCCTTTCTGGTAGTCAATATGTCTGAGGGATTTGAAAACAGTGAGAAAGCAGAGGGATGCGATGAACATCCTTCCGAAAATCACGACCATTGGGTCAAAATGCTTGAAAGCTATTTTCAAGGCCACGAATGAGCTGGCCCAGAGGGTTACTCCGGCTAGAAGAGCGAGAAAGGCCCGGGCTGATCCTTGTGATGTCGTCACTATGCTCCCTGTTGTTGTCGTTTGGCGAGTTCTATCATTCTTGGGAAGTCTTGGAAATGATTCCGGGCATCATTTGTTGTCATGGAGTTGATCGAATTTTACGATGATTGTTCATTAAAAGACAAACCCCCGCAGAGTGCAGGGGTTTGTTCGCTCGTATGGGCTTGGTGTTTAATGTGGGCATACAGCCAGCACGTTAACCGGCTTGTATCCATTTTGCGGATTAAGAGCGAAACGGCAACCAAGATGGGAGCCTTCGCGTTTATGTGCGATATCTTCTTCAGAGCCGAGATAGAAAGAACAGTTGTTGCTTTCACAGATCAGGATAACATCCCATCCTGTTTCCGGCGGAGGAAGCCACGGGGACATGAGTGTTCCGCAATGCGGACACTTGTGGTCCTCCAGTTCGGTAACGATACCGGCATATTCATGAATAACCATAGTCACTCCTTTTTCAAAATGATCAGCACTGATGCATGCTCTGACCTGATGATAAATACGGAACCACCAACGTCAAGGGAAGATGGCTATATTTCTTCAGAAGAAGGGAGGAGTCTTAGCAGCTTGAACAAGGCTCGCGCATCTTTGGGCGGTTTGCCTTTGAGCTTCTCACGGCGAGCGCTCAGGACGAGCTGGCGTATCCTTTGTCCTTGTTCTGGGTGCTGGTCGAAAAGCTCCTGCAAGAAATCGTCATCTCCTCCGATGAGACGGTCTCGCATGACTTCGATACGATGAAATTCAGCGGTCCTGACATCGTGCCCCTGCTTGGCAGCTTCGACAATTTCACGAACTTGTGTGGTGTCGAATGTTCTCATCAGTTTGCCGACATATTGCATATGCCTGCGGCGGGCTTCATGTTTGGTTATTTTCTTGATGAGCAGCAATGCCTTTTCAACATCACCGGGAAGGTCGGATTCCTTGACGACACGGTCGCCCAGCGCGGCCAGGTCTTCGCCCAGCTGCTGGAGTTCATGCATATCCCGTTTGAGCTGAGATCGACTGGGTGCATCGTTCACCTCATCGAACTCTTCCGGGGCATAGAGGTCGCGTTTTTGTTTCTTTTTCATAGGGTCTTGGGTTGTCAGTTTTGGACGGTTTTGGCCAGATCCAGTTCAAGTTCGGTAAAAATGATCTGGATGCCTTTGGTCATCCCCTGGACCAATTCATCGGGGGCGGACTTGTCGAGCGGAATACGTTGCCTGTAACTTGATGAAAAGACAATCTCATTGTTGGGTGTTGATTCATCCACCAGGAAAAACTGCATGGCAATCACCGCATTCGGGGGCTCGGTTGAGTAATCTCCGTATAGGGAATTGACGACTCCTTCAAGGGTCAGGTCGGGTATAACCATACTCCCAGGCTCTATCACATTGGCAAAATGACCACTCTGCGCCAGCCATTTACGGAGTTCCGAGGTCAACATGTTGCCAGGTGCCACAAAGAGCATGTTGTAGAAATCGGATTCAATACGTCCGTCGCTCATCTGATAAACCAATTCACGAGTATTGTAGATATCGGAAACTGAGAGTCGACGGATTTTCAATATTTTTCCGCACTGCGCTTCAGGTGGGGTTTCTGTACGGGCCGGAGTTATGCGGTAATAGCGTTTTTCGATCGGTTCTCCGCCGAGTTTGACACAGGCGCTCATGCTCAAGGTCGCTATGAGAAAGAAGAGGGTGGTGTATTTTTTCATCATAATCTTGAATCCTGTCTACTTGCTTTCTGGCGAGGATTTGCTTGGCGGTTTACCAAAGAATATACCGGAAGGGTAGCGTTTTGCGTCACCACTCAACTCCTTGATGTTTTGCATGACTTCACGAGTATCCTGCAAGATTGCATGAATATTCGGCTCTTCTGCCGCCATGACACCATTGAGTCTGTTGACCAAGGCATGTATTTTGGTGACGGCAGCTCCAAGTTCTGCCGATGCCATGGTGATGTTCTCCAGGGTCGGGGCAGCGTTGGAAAGAGCTTTGTCCATACGTGGGTCAGAGAGAGTTCTTTCGAGGACATCAGCAGCATGTTTGAAGCTCGCCATGGCCTTGTTCGCCTCTGCGCCCGCAGCTATCAAGTCATCGGAAGATTCGTTGATTATCCTATCCACCCCGGCCATGGCGCTCGCCGCGTGGGGGATGATATGATCTGCGTCCGGGGAAGCCAGCAATTCATTTGTTCTGGAAAGAAGGGTACGTGTCTGGTCGAGAATTGTCAGCATCCTGTCGCCCGCTTTTTTGCCGTCCTTGGTGCGCATGAAACGGTCGAGAGTATTGACGATGGATTTGACGTCACTGATAATACTGGTGATATCTTCCTGACGAATCCCCTTCAGTGTCTTAGATATAGTGGTAACTGCTCCTTCTATTCGACTCAGGGTACTTGGAATTGCCGGAATATAGGCTTCTTTGGGTTGCCAGTATACCTGGAGGGGAGGGTTGGATAGTGGGTCCACATAGACGAAGTTGAGGAAGAGCTGCCCCGTCAATCCGAGGGAAGTGGGACGAACTCGAAGGCCCTGCTTTTCTTCTTTGCGTATGGATTTTTTGAACTCTTCAAAGCTCATGTCTCGGAATAAATCCGGGTTGATATCGCAACGTACCATCACGTATCGAATATCGTGCTCGCTAGCCTGTGGATAGATGTTGGTCACGAAATCAATGTCGGAAACCCGGCCGATGCGCACTCCTCTCAGTTTGACAGGTGATCCTATTTCCAGTCCGTTGACTGACTCATTAAAGTAACTTTCCACTGAATAGCTTGTCTCAAAGTATCTGCCAGCTCCCAGAACGATGACAATGGCTACCAGCAGACATGTGCCGACAATAATGAAAGCGCCAAGTTTGAAAGAGTCTTGTTTTCGTATCATTCTCTATCCTTCATTTAACGGGAGGCATTTGGCTTCATCCGTGGCTTTTCCAAGCGAAGGCATGCGATGAAAGAATCGTTTGACCAAAAGAGTCTCCGAAGAGTCTCGTAGTTCTTTAGGGTCCCCTTGCGCCACAATGGATTTTTGATCCTTGTCGAGCATTATCACCCTATCTGCCGTTTTATAGACTGATTCCAATTCATGGGTGACGATAACAAAAGTAATGCCGAGAGTGTGGGCCAGGTTGAGTATGAGTTCATCCAGTTCCGCTGACGAGATCGGGTCAAGCCCGGCTCCTGGTTCATCCAGAAAAAGGATTTGGGGATCCAAAGCCATGGCTCTTGCTATGGCCGCGCGTTTTTTCATGCCGCCGCTCAGGGCTGACGGCATTTTGTAGAATGCATTTTCCAAATTGACCATGGCGAGTTTCGATTTTGCTATCATCGTCATCGCTTCATGAGGGAGGGAGGTAAATTCTTCCAAAGGCAGCATGACGTTCTGAAGAAGTGACATGGACCCGAACAAGGCTCCCATTTGGTACATGACTCCGAAACGACGAATGATGTCTGCCCGGTCTGTTTCATTGGCAATGACCAGATCTTTTTCTCCGTAGAAAACATGGCCTTTCATTGGGGTGTAAAGGCCAATCATGTTTTTGAGCAAAGTCGATTTCCCACAGCCTGAGCCACCCAGAATCACGAAGACTTCACCTTGCATGATATCAAAGCTGATATCTTTCAGCACGACGGTGTCATCATATCCGCAGGTGAGATTCTTGACGCTGATGATGGGGGTATGCTTGTTGCTCAACAGATCACCATCCCAAGTAGTAGAAAGCAACGGCGAAAAGTCCGTCTGCAAATGCTATAAGGACTATTCCTGAAACCACTGCACTGGTCGTGGATAGACCAACGGCACTGGCCCCGCTTCGGGTTTGCAACCCTCGCAAGCATCCGACTCCTGAGACAAGCATTGCAAAGACGACCGCTTTGAGCATGCCGCCCCAGAAATCAAGAAAATCGAGATTTGCGAAGATACGTGATGAAAATGTCACCAGGGGGAACCCGAGAGAGAGCATGACCAGAGCGCCGCCTACCAAGCTGGCGAGATTGAAAAAAATTGTCATAAGCGGGACCATGGCAACCGCAGATATGAGCTTCGGAAGAACCATGAATTGCATGGGGGAGAGGCCCATGGTTGTCAGGGCATCCAATTCCTCATTGATTTTCATGGTTCCGATTTCCGCAGCAAACGCGGACCCGGACCTGGCTGCAAGGAGAATGGAAGTGACGAGAGGCCCCATCTCTCGAAACATGACAAGCCCCAGCATGTTCGGAACAAATATTTCGCCTCCGAATTGCTGTAGGCTGATAGCAGACTGAAAGGACATGATCAGTCCCATTAAAAAACCGATCAAAGTAATAATGAAGAGTGAGTCCACACCAATATTGATGCAGGAAATGACAACGTCTTTCCAGCGCACTCTCTGCGGATGCAGTGCAGTCTTGCCTAGCAGTATTGAAGATTCACCGACAAAAGCAACCATTTCGTGAATATCTGCAAGGATTGCATTGGCTGCTTCTCCCACTCTCTGGACAAATCCGCGTCGTTCTTTCTCCGTTTGTTCCCACTGTGGGAGTCCACAATCCCATGTCAGATTGATGAGTTTGACATATTCGTCCTTGAGGTTCAGCAGGTTGAATGTCCTGCCTGTCAAGATCGCTTCTTCCCTGATTTTGAGTAGCAGAGCGATGCCTGCTCCATCCATGCTGACTATGCCTGAGCAGTCTGCTGTTATTGATCGATGCGTTGTTTTCCTGGCTGTCTCCATGATGTTTTCCCAGACATGAGCAGTGCCTGTCGCATCAAATAGTCCATAGAGATTCAGTTTTAATCCACGGTTGTCAGTTGTCTTTTCGAATCTGGCACCTGGAAGGTCTGGAAGGAGTGGGCTTTGTTGCAACGAGAGGTCCATGATTTTGAATGTTCTCTGAATTGGACATTAAATATACCGAACGAGCGTCAAAATGAAAAGCGGAGTGGAATCTTTTTTTTCGATGGCTCAATATAGACTTGACAGCAAAACAAAAGAATAATATTTCTTTTAACTATGAATAATAGAAAGATTGACGATTTAGACCTAAAAATCCTGAATATACTTCAGGAGGACGGCAGGGTTTCCAATGCTGAAATAGCTCGAAAGGTAGGCAAAGCTCCTTCTGCCGTTTTAGAGCGGGTACGCAAACTGCGTCGGCATGGTATTATCAAGGGATACGAATGTATCGTGGATCATAAACGGCTCGGGAGTGGCTTGACCGCTTTCACTTCAATCCGTGTGGAAGAAGGGGTCGGTGCGACAGAGGTCGGGCAACGGCTTTCGGAATTTCCAGAAGTCCTTGAAGTCCATTACACGGCAGGACGAGACTCTTATCTTGTCAAAGTTCGTGTGCAGGACACTGAAGCTCTTCAAGCGACACTGGCTAAATTCGGCACGATTATGGCTGTACGGGATACCAACTCCACCATTGTTTTGACAACGGTCAAGGAGTCACGAGTTATTCCGCTTCCATCAACTAACGAATAAACTGTAATTCAAGGAGTCTCCGATGACCACTGATTTTTCCTCCCTGGATCCGAGAATAATTACTCGGGGCAGGGAGTTTTTTAATTCTATCTCCGGCGAATCTCCTTCTGTTTTTAATAAGGGGTGGTGGACCGGCAAGGTGATGGATTGGGCTATGAAAAATGAAGATTTCAAGGTCCAGATGTTCAGATTTGTTGATGTCCTCCCATACTTGAACACATCAGAATCGCTTTCTCGCCATATAGAAGAATATTTCGCAACCGAGGATTCCAATATTCCGGATGTCTTGAAGTGGGGAGCGACAAAAACAAAAATCGGTGGTGGGTTGGTTGCCAAGGTCCTGAACAAGACAATCCGATCCAATATTGAGTCCATGGCGAGGCAGTTCATAATCGGTCAGGTTTCCAAGGAAGCAGTCAAAGGGATCAAGAAACTTCGTAAGGATGGTTTTACATTTGTTCTTGATCTCCTTGGAGAAGCAACGGTGAGTGAAAAGGAATCAGCAGCGTACCTGGATGGTTATCTGGAAGTGCTGACAGCGATTCAAAGCGAAGTGCACAAGTGGAAGCCCCTTGAAGTTTCTTCTGGGGATCTTGACTGGGGGCATGCTCCCAAAGTGAATGTCGCAGTCAAGCCTTCCGCTTTTTACTCTCAGTCCAAACCGGTTGATATGGAAGGAACGGCTGAGGGCATGTTGGAGCGTATCGAGCCTGTTTATCGCAAGGTTATGGAAATGGGCGGTTTCATGTGCATTGACATGGAGTCTCTCAAGTACAAGGAAGCCACTGTTGAATTGTACAAGCGACTTCGCACCAAGTATCCGGAATATCCGCATCTCGGGATTGTTTTTCAAGCGTATCTCAAGAGTGTCGATAACGATGTACGCGATCTGCTCAATTGGTCGCGCGAAAAGAACCTGCCCGCTTCCATTCGTTTGGTCAAAGGGGCTTACTGGGACTACGAAACCGTCATGGCCAAGCAGAACGGTTGGGAAGTGCCGGTCTGGACGCATAAACCTGAGTCAGACATGGCTTATGAGCGCGTCGCCCGGATGATTCTTGAAAACAGTGATATTTGTCATTTTGCCTGTGCATCCCATAATATCAGGACTATTTCGGCCGTTTTGGAGATGGCGACAGCCATGGGCGTTCCAGAGGAAAAATACGAATTTCAAGTGCTCTATGGCATGGCTGAACCGGTTCGCAAGGGTTTGAAAAATGTTGCCAAACGAGTGCGTCTCTATTGTCCCTATGGTGATTTATTACCCGGAATGGCATATCTTGTCCGTCGATTGTTGGAAAATACGGCAAATGAATCATTCTTGAAACAGACTTTTGCCGATGAAGCAGACATGGATCGCCTGCTTGAAAATCCCGAGGTCACACTGCGGCGCCAGCTTGAAGGTAAATGCATCGTTCCGGAAGCCAATGAAGGGTTGGCGCGTTTTCAGAATTATCCCATAGTTGATTTCACAATTGCAGAAGAGCGAGCAGCTTACCCTGAGGCTATAGCCCGGTTACGGAGTTCGCTTGGCAAAAAAATACCACTTTATATCAATGGGAAGGATGTAGAGACTTCAGACATGCTCGATTCCTACAACCCGGCCAATCCGGAAGAAGTTATCGGGTCTGTGTGCCAGGCTGGAGTTGGAGAAGTTGATGATGCAGTTGAAGCGGCTTCAAAGGCATATCTGACATGGCGTGATGTTTCTCCTGCCGAGCGTGCAGAGGTCCTATTGAAGGCTGCCCAGTATCTCAAGGATAATATACATGACCTTTGCGCTGTACAGATTCTCGAGGTCGGGAAGCAATGGGAGCAGGCTCAGGCTGACATTGGGGAAGCCATCGATTTCATGGAATACTATGCCCGTGAAATGATCCGACTCGGTAAACCCCGTCGAATGGGACATGCTCCGGGTGAAATGAGTCATCTTTTTTATCAGGGCAAGGGAGTCGCTGCCGTCATCGCGCCCTGGAATTTTCCTCTGGCCATATCCGTGGGCATGGTTTCCGCTGCGATTGTGTCGGGGTGTCCTGTTGTCTATAAACCAGCAGGGATATCATCGTGTGTCGGACATGGGCTTGTCAAAATGTGGAAGGCCGCCGGTTTGCCTGATGGTGTTTTCAACTATTGTCCGGGACGGGGGGCTGTAGTGGGGGATCATCTGGTGGATCACCCGGATGTTGCGGTTATTGCATTCACCGGTTCCATGGAGGTGGGGCTGCGAATACAGGAGCGTGCTGCCAAGGTGCAACCAGGGCAACAACAATGCAAAAAGGTGATCGCGGAAATGGGCGGCAAGAATGCCACTATTATTGATGATGATGCTGATCTTGATGAAGCGGTTCTGGGAGTACTCTATTCCGCATTCGGCTTCCAGGGACAAAAGTGTTCGGCATGTTCACGAGTGATTGTCCTTGATGCCATTTATGATCGTTTTGTCGAACGCCTGACAGAGGCCGCCAAATCCGTCAAGCTTGGTCCGGCTGAGAATCCTGCTAACTACATGGGACCTGTTGTTGATAGAGCTGCTCAGGAAAATGTGTTGCGCTATGTC comes from the Pseudodesulfovibrio piezophilus C1TLV30 genome and includes:
- a CDS encoding Lrp/AsnC family transcriptional regulator, which translates into the protein MNNRKIDDLDLKILNILQEDGRVSNAEIARKVGKAPSAVLERVRKLRRHGIIKGYECIVDHKRLGSGLTAFTSIRVEEGVGATEVGQRLSEFPEVLEVHYTAGRDSYLVKVRVQDTEALQATLAKFGTIMAVRDTNSTIVLTTVKESRVIPLPSTNE
- the yjgA gene encoding ribosome biogenesis factor YjgA; its protein translation is MKKKQKRDLYAPEEFDEVNDAPSRSQLKRDMHELQQLGEDLAALGDRVVKESDLPGDVEKALLLIKKITKHEARRRHMQYVGKLMRTFDTTQVREIVEAAKQGHDVRTAEFHRIEVMRDRLIGGDDDFLQELFDQHPEQGQRIRQLVLSARREKLKGKPPKDARALFKLLRLLPSSEEI
- a CDS encoding DMT family transporter; the encoded protein is MTTSQGSARAFLALLAGVTLWASSFVALKIAFKHFDPMVVIFGRMFIASLCFLTVFKSLRHIDYQKGDWKRLLFMGVCEPGFYFVFEAMALSHTDASQAGMICALLPLLVAVAARFVLGERISRRTLTGFTLAIIGACTLSMAAETTSTASNPALGNFLEFMAMICATGYMITLKGLTPRYNPWFLTMIQAFIGSLFYFPLLFIPSTTLPTEFAIPGVLAIFYLGIFVTIAAYGLYNYGMSKTTANQASAFINLIPVITLFFGWFFLGERLNMVQYAASALVIAGVSISQGRRRKS
- a CDS encoding ABC transporter permease, encoding MDLSLQQSPLLPDLPGARFEKTTDNRGLKLNLYGLFDATGTAHVWENIMETARKTTHRSITADCSGIVSMDGAGIALLLKIREEAILTGRTFNLLNLKDEYVKLINLTWDCGLPQWEQTEKERRGFVQRVGEAANAILADIHEMVAFVGESSILLGKTALHPQRVRWKDVVISCINIGVDSLFIITLIGFLMGLIMSFQSAISLQQFGGEIFVPNMLGLVMFREMGPLVTSILLAARSGSAFAAEIGTMKINEELDALTTMGLSPMQFMVLPKLISAVAMVPLMTIFFNLASLVGGALVMLSLGFPLVTFSSRIFANLDFLDFWGGMLKAVVFAMLVSGVGCLRGLQTRSGASAVGLSTTSAVVSGIVLIAFADGLFAVAFYYLGW
- a CDS encoding proline dehydrogenase family protein is translated as MTTDFSSLDPRIITRGREFFNSISGESPSVFNKGWWTGKVMDWAMKNEDFKVQMFRFVDVLPYLNTSESLSRHIEEYFATEDSNIPDVLKWGATKTKIGGGLVAKVLNKTIRSNIESMARQFIIGQVSKEAVKGIKKLRKDGFTFVLDLLGEATVSEKESAAYLDGYLEVLTAIQSEVHKWKPLEVSSGDLDWGHAPKVNVAVKPSAFYSQSKPVDMEGTAEGMLERIEPVYRKVMEMGGFMCIDMESLKYKEATVELYKRLRTKYPEYPHLGIVFQAYLKSVDNDVRDLLNWSREKNLPASIRLVKGAYWDYETVMAKQNGWEVPVWTHKPESDMAYERVARMILENSDICHFACASHNIRTISAVLEMATAMGVPEEKYEFQVLYGMAEPVRKGLKNVAKRVRLYCPYGDLLPGMAYLVRRLLENTANESFLKQTFADEADMDRLLENPEVTLRRQLEGKCIVPEANEGLARFQNYPIVDFTIAEERAAYPEAIARLRSSLGKKIPLYINGKDVETSDMLDSYNPANPEEVIGSVCQAGVGEVDDAVEAASKAYLTWRDVSPAERAEVLLKAAQYLKDNIHDLCAVQILEVGKQWEQAQADIGEAIDFMEYYAREMIRLGKPRRMGHAPGEMSHLFYQGKGVAAVIAPWNFPLAISVGMVSAAIVSGCPVVYKPAGISSCVGHGLVKMWKAAGLPDGVFNYCPGRGAVVGDHLVDHPDVAVIAFTGSMEVGLRIQERAAKVQPGQQQCKKVIAEMGGKNATIIDDDADLDEAVLGVLYSAFGFQGQKCSACSRVIVLDAIYDRFVERLTEAAKSVKLGPAENPANYMGPVVDRAAQENVLRYVKIAEEEGQLLVKLEASADLRATGGCYVPLTIVEKIAKDHRIAQEEVFGPILAVMRAGDMDEALDIANSTRFALTGAIYTRSPAHLERAANEFRVGNLYLNKPSVGAMVERHAFGGFKMSGVGSKSGGPDYLLQFLDPRLVCENTIRRGFAPIEEGDDWLS
- a CDS encoding ABC transporter ATP-binding protein, yielding MSNKHTPIISVKNLTCGYDDTVVLKDISFDIMQGEVFVILGGSGCGKSTLLKNMIGLYTPMKGHVFYGEKDLVIANETDRADIIRRFGVMYQMGALFGSMSLLQNVMLPLEEFTSLPHEAMTMIAKSKLAMVNLENAFYKMPSALSGGMKKRAAIARAMALDPQILFLDEPGAGLDPISSAELDELILNLAHTLGITFVIVTHELESVYKTADRVIMLDKDQKSIVAQGDPKELRDSSETLLVKRFFHRMPSLGKATDEAKCLPLNEG
- a CDS encoding ABC-type transport auxiliary lipoprotein family protein, whose product is MMKKYTTLFFLIATLSMSACVKLGGEPIEKRYYRITPARTETPPEAQCGKILKIRRLSVSDIYNTRELVYQMSDGRIESDFYNMLFVAPGNMLTSELRKWLAQSGHFANVIEPGSMVIPDLTLEGVVNSLYGDYSTEPPNAVIAMQFFLVDESTPNNEIVFSSSYRQRIPLDKSAPDELVQGMTKGIQIIFTELELDLAKTVQN
- a CDS encoding MlaD family protein, whose protein sequence is MIRKQDSFKLGAFIIVGTCLLVAIVIVLGAGRYFETSYSVESYFNESVNGLEIGSPVKLRGVRIGRVSDIDFVTNIYPQASEHDIRYVMVRCDINPDLFRDMSFEEFKKSIRKEEKQGLRVRPTSLGLTGQLFLNFVYVDPLSNPPLQVYWQPKEAYIPAIPSTLSRIEGAVTTISKTLKGIRQEDITSIISDVKSIVNTLDRFMRTKDGKKAGDRMLTILDQTRTLLSRTNELLASPDADHIIPHAASAMAGVDRIINESSDDLIAAGAEANKAMASFKHAADVLERTLSDPRMDKALSNAAPTLENITMASAELGAAVTKIHALVNRLNGVMAAEEPNIHAILQDTREVMQNIKELSGDAKRYPSGIFFGKPPSKSSPESK